One Peromyscus leucopus breed LL Stock chromosome 14, UCI_PerLeu_2.1, whole genome shotgun sequence genomic window carries:
- the Acyp1 gene encoding acylphosphatase-1, with protein MLPDLRVCPYLEKVGAPRWAAKSPRHRIRGSARLAGVGLLIALLGALGCCAQAPGRAPKLQATNVLLGCLPLQCLGAEGKKLGLVGWVQNTDRGTVQGQLQGPISKVRPMQEWLEKRGSPKSHIDRANFNNEKVISKLDYSDFQIVK; from the exons ATGCTCCCAGACCTGAGGGtgtgcccttatctggagaaggTTGGAGCCCCTAGATGGGCTGCGAAGTCACCCCGCCACAGGATTCGGGGGTCCGCCCGGCTAGCGGGAGTGGGACTGCTGATCGCCCTCCTGGGCGCACTTGGCTGCTGCGCCCAGGCCCCAGGTAGGGCTCCAAAGCTCCAAGCTACGAACGTGCTCCTGGGCTGTCTTCCCTTGCAATGCTTGGGC GCTGAGGGTAAAAAGCTGGGTCTGGTAGGCTGGGTCCAGAACACCGATCGGGGCACAGTGCAGGGACAACTGCAAGGTCCCATCTCCAAGGTGCGTCCCATGCAAGAATGGCTGGAGAAAAGAGGAAGTCCCAAGTCACACATTGACAGAGCAAACTTCAACAACGAGAAAGTCATCTCAAAGTTGGATTATTCAGACTTCCAAATTGTAAAATAA